ttcctttcaaggtttcttcctcatgttgtctcaggaaTTTTTTCCAAGCCACTGTCAgctctgtttttctcatttgggatctaaatctacatccagatttctgctatgggacaatgtccattgttaaaagcacataaaaaaaaaaaaaaaaactgaattaataaaacataccTGTCACCACACTGATTGTTACTGAACCCCTACAAACAGGAACTAGGTAGGTGTTTCAAAGTATGGTTAAAGATCTGGTTGGGAAAACAGCAGTAATCCCACATAATCACAGCAGAGATTTTACAACACCCTCATAACCTTTCTTTAATACCTTTCCTAatcaacatactgtatatacacagcaGCCTAACTGTGTCAGCTCAATTCCTGTCCAAATGGTGAAACTTCAATATTGCACAGACCAGGCCTATTGTCTTTGAAAATACTCTAGGAAAGTGTCAATACCAATACCAATTCAAACACACAAGATTGAGAAAATCTCACTTCTGTACCATGATTTATACTCTTATTAGTTTATGACAATAAGGTTatgaaaatatcatgatataaaaTTGATTGTATTGGCCAGTCACAGAACGCTTATTGGCTAAATCCACTCTTACATTTTATCCGCTTTTCAACCGAtgcttcttttttcttaattaaaacaattttcatGGAGTAGACCAACACTGAATGAAATTGCACCTGCTATATCCACACAATTTCTGACCACAGTGTTGATTAGATGGCTGTTATGACATGAACTCAAATAGAAACTCAATCATTCTGTATCCTGTAGTCATGAATGAGGTTAATGCTCGTTCAGTCTGGCTGTGTATTTGGGGAAAAAGGCCACAGGAAATGGGTTGGCCTTATTTCCTTTTTCCCAGGcacacccagagagcatggccattTAACCGGAGTGTACGCTTTGTacaaacacatgcatacatacacagcACCAATTAGTCTTAAactcaaaactcaaaaacagAATAACACAAGACTATAATTTCAGTTCAGTACATGTATCTCTTATTCATCTTTTTATGGTGCTTTCATGGTACACCTTAAAGATAACTTTTCTTCATTGTTCCAGTACATCCAAGAGTAGTGTACACTCATTTTAAGAGTATCAGGAGTTCTTAGGGCAGCTGATCAGTCTCATGCTGATGGCCCTCTAGACATTTCCGTAGAAATGTGGTCTAATTACTACTGATATACCTGAAGGAGCTCATGTCAGAgtctttcatcatcatcatctagtgcttttaaaaaagcccagaattttttaaaatggaaagacAAACCAGCTGCGCAGGATGTAGAGTGGCTGAGAGGCTGAGTGCATTATGAATGTTCTTGTTAACATCCCAGCAGGGGGTTCAATCAGAGACAGCAGTCAGCACTCAGCAGCCTGTAAATCCAATTGCACTCTTATCAATGCGCTGAAAGGGGCTTTTATCTGATGCAGTGACAACTTATAAGCCATGGTTAGCACTAATGCAAGGGCCCAACTCCAGTCACATGCCAGCACAGTTTGGAGATGTGCCTGCTCATGATTCAACTCAAcagttaatatacagatttAGATGGTGTCTTAGAGAAGCAAAATCACCAAAATGAATAATGGAAGTTAAAATCATAGACAAAAACTGATATGTTATATCACAATGCACTTGTTTTGAAAACATTATGGCTATCATTGGTACTGTTAAGACACCAACCGACACCATTGTTACTGCAATCAGTAACAACGAGTCAGGTCTCTAACAAAAGTAGATTAATGGTCGAAGGTAGTCTCATATCAAAATTCCAGTAAATTCCAGTATCATTACTGTCATTGCCATAAGCATGTTTTATGAAGCAGTATTAATACCAATTGTCCTAAACAGTTCTTTCACCATAGTCTTAAAACtacattttgttatatatagtcttaaatatattttagaataaCTAATGTACTGACACATAACAAGTATGTTCTTCCAGTAAAAACCTAGGAGTTCATTTGGGTAACTTTCCCGATAGCTGAAATTTCTTTTCTATTTAGTATGTAGCGtgattatttaatatgtaacaGCTACATCAATATGTATCTTGATGGGACACTGCACACTGAATCTTGTCATAATATTTGGGCTTCTAATGGAGGGTAaaacaaatgactttttttttttttaatttgttgttcACATGCTTCAGTCAGACCCAGCCTCTAGAGTAGAAGCTGGTTTGAACATTGTCGTTACCTCATCAGGAAGGAAAAGGAGTTATGGGTGGAGTGGAAGTAACTACCTAACTGAATTAGATAGGTGGTTAAGAATTGACTCAGAAAGTGTTTGTTTCTATTTCATGCTTTCTCTTTGACTTCAAGGGACATTAAAAGGACACATTTCTCTTAAGGTTCTTCATCGAAATGAAGCTAATAGCTAGCTAGGATAATGGCTAGATTTTAGTACTGTATCTATGTACCTactttttagctagctagccttaACGTTAGCTAGATGTGACTCCTGTAGATGAGCTTGTGCTTCGTTTTCATTAGATTTGTTATTAACTGTAGCttccattttattatatttttcttaatttgttctttttctgtttatatgtagagtatgtgtgcatgtgtgttgcaCACTAATTTACACAAGCATGTGGTGGCTGACCATTAGCATACATGCAGCAGGCGTCTGTTCATGTTTACATCTCATATTAAACTGATGGATAAGTTGAGTGTGTTTCAAAATGGGCCACAAAACCTCTAACCTCCCTGTCATGCATCACTACCAACTTACAAGACAAACCTACATGCATGAGTAAAAATAGCCAAAAGTATCCTGGTTTTTGTACTTCATATACATTTACTGTAGTTACTTTTCCTTATTTCTACTCCATTCCATTAACACCATTTCACTACATTTGAATCACAAATTACagcttgcatgtgtgtgtctgtatatttactgtatgcCTATTACCAAAGACTGATATAAACTTAATCAAATATATAATAGGCTTGTGGAGAATTAACAGGCAGAAGCAACAATACTACAGACCTAGCAAAGCACCTGATTAGgctttaaaatctgtttttggaCCAGCTGTTAGGAACTGCTTggtgaataatttatttttgtagaggTTCTATAAAAATGTCGTTAAAACCCCGTTGCTTTCTTGTTAAATGCTGCGCTAGTGTTTTCTGGCACGCTGTTAAATAAGGTCAGGCGTATTATGTATCACAAAAATGTCTTCAGATATTACTGTtgccattatttattatatatatccCCAAATTTAATTTCCCAAACTGAAGCGTCTTTCTAACATATTCATATGCTAATATCTATTAGCGTGTTTCACTGTGTAGGGGTGTCACAGCAGGGGGGATCCTCAGGAGGCCTGGACTAAAAAGTTTCCATTTTCAAAAGATGGGAAAGGAGTCTACAGAGACTGAATTTGCACAAGGCTCAGAAAATTTGTCCCTGCATTAAGCCAGTATAATGCATGATACAAAAGAGTCTCGCATCCTGCACAGGAATCTTACTAGCTCGGGTCTTCCTTTCGTTTATCTTttctctaaagaaaaaaaaggagattcTCACTGGACTCACTGGAAAACTGGTGTTAATCAAATAGGCAGATCTGGCTGTTCATGTCCTTATTCTCTGGGGATCAGGGACAAAAATAGGCTGTGGAGATTacacatgaggaagaaatggGTTTAAAATCAACAGCATCGTTGATTATTGAAGAGGAAAACCTCACCTGagaagaagagggagagagagagagagagaagctcgaggagattattgtttttttatataattttgttcCTAGCTAGAAAGCCATACAGGCAGCTCATATCTTCTGCCCCTGAATTAGACATCACTGTCATATCTCCTAACCATAATCATGTAAAAGCTATCATTATTTAGATAACGGTCCTAGACACAAAAGCATGCATTTTTATCAGCAGAGCtgaagtggtgtgtgttgtgttagtgtgtgttgcttgACTGCAGAGAACTGAATGGCCGGAAGTGCTCCAGAGTTTCTCCGCTGTGTTTTATGTTAATAGAAAAGGGTTTTAAGGTATTATGGCAGAAAAAGTCAGCCTTTTCAACCAGGTCAAGCTTTGCTCATGTTTAAGTGCAGAGTTTACCTCAGAAATGTAGCTAACAATGGACACTAGTGAGGACTAGCCTAGTCtgcacaagatttttttttgtgattaacaaggattttctttttattgtagTTTATTTTGTGGATAacttaaacaataaagaaatgggATCAGCTTAGCATACATGGCTAACATGGTAGCTACAGATGAGTAGCTTCTGTGTTTACAGATCACTTCACATAGTGTCAAAATGGAGattgtaaaagaaaaactgattaatataaattaatttattattttttattaaatgtgtcaTTAAACGTTcagtgtgagtttttttttccagacagaaTATATCATTTGTTTAGATAATTAGCAAGTGCTGTATGAGCAAATTAGCAAAGCTAGCCATTCATGGTCATTCATTCAGGCACAGAATTATTATTAGAAGAAGCTTGAAAAGGAGTATATGTCATTTTgtagtaaatattataaatattactgcCAGTGGCTTTTTGGATTTGTATTACACAGGGTTCTTAAATGTGAGTAGTAACAAAGTATAGAAATGGTTTTTATGCTTGGCTCCGGCTAATTCGCCTTCTCAATTGCTCTACAGCGAGCAGCCCGTTTGTTCCCTGTAGGAAACACTGTGTGGCCACATTCATATTCTGGCATCACAGAGATCTGAAAATGGCTGAGAATTGCTTTGGTTTGTTGTGTTACTTTTGTGATGCGTGCAGCAAACCTGCCAAAAGTAACCATCGTATTGTTTCTCCATGCAGTGACAGAAAGTGCAGAAGTAAAGGACATTAGTACAGAAAGTGAAAGTAAAGGAAAGTGGAAAATCCAGAATACTGGATTTATACAGACTACGGCCTACACAGCGGATATATAGTATGTATGCAATAAAACTGCTATGCTTTAAGTTTTAATTCTCTGCTTCACTAGAGGATGATGAAAGACACTGACATGAGTTATGTTCATAGCAGGCATGTGAATTATTAGTATATGTTATATTAGAACTTATTATGAACATCTCTAGAGGTCTGTTGCCACAGCTACACTAAGAACGTCTGGTTCTTAAATTCAGAACGTGTCTGAACTTGTACGCTACTTTCGGCACAAGTATTGGGACTTGAGATCAAAATGGTTATTTTTGTACTCATGCACTATGGATGAACAAGAAAAGATGAATACACAGCGAATGCACAGAGATGGGATTACAACCCTAAGGCATTCTGTTGAGAACTTGCTGAACTTCAAAAATGTTCTGTAGtgtacacatttttataaagaCAGATAAGAAATACCGATTAACAACCAGACATATTCGTTCCCAAATGTGactcttttctgttttcagcaaactaaaaaagtagaaaatagTTTTTGACAATGTATGTTAATTGGAATTGATATCCACTTATCAAAGATAAGTTGTTTTGATGCTTTAGTTATCATTAGATCTCAAACTCAATTATTCCTGtagattttataatatttttataaatgtaattataatttttttttttcaatttttattagcattatcCATGCTTCTCGTTATCTCCTCTGCTATCTCTGtgctaattattttttaaccCAATTTCTCTAAATATAGTCATActtaattcccacccactagctagttcTCCATATACCAACTTGGAAGATTGATCTTGCTTCCTTTGGAGACTCATAAAGCCAGAAGTAGATCTTTTCAAATTGCTGCTCATGGAGAGTTATAAGAAGGCTAAACATCCTTGGAGGAGAGTGCTTACTGCTACTTTATTTTGTATACATGACCTAAGAGAAACCTAAAATTGGGTATTGTTGGGAGAGCAACACCATTATTCCCATAAAGAAAGAACAGCCACTTATGCTGTCTTGAACttgtggcattgttgggatcTGAACTCTCGACATTATGATGAATGCTTAAACGTttgtgccacttgggagcctTCTAATGGCTTCTTGACTCTACTATGTATGCAATTTTTTCTGCTGCAGGCTTTTTTGCTCCAGCACCTTGCTAACATATGGTATATTCTGATGTCTATTAAATGGCATGctatatgttaatattttacagttcaTCCCACTATAATATTCTGATCctactgtttctctctctgtaggtaAATATGTCTACCAGCCTATGACCAGTGTGTGCCAGCTTCCCACCACACCAGTCCCTGCCTCACCCTCAGATCACACCGACACCATAAACCTGTCAATCTCCTTGACTGAGCGTCTCCTCAGGACCGCCCCCAAATTCAGAGCTCCACCCTGCCCAGAGTCCCCTAGATTCTGCATCATCTCTGACCTTTTTGTCGACGACTACATTGTAAAACGGATCAATGGCAAGATGTGCTACGTTCAGAGGCCTCTAGCAGCAGTGCCTGTTCCTCGAGAGAGGGCACCGGCCTCACCAGCCAAGCCGCCCAATCAGCACACTCAAAACCAGCCATCCCCAGTAGCCCAAACTCCAGCCACGCAAGGCCAAAAGGGTCCCAAAATGGACCACTGCTCCTCACCATCCAGCTCAGAGGATTCTGGGATCAACGCCTTGGGTCTTCACTACGTGGAGTCTTGCGAGGACGACTCCtgtgaggatgatgaggaggacgATGAGGAGGACGACGATGAATTGAGCACAGATGGCAACTCCAGTCCTGGGAGCCTCTGGGAGCAGGATGAATGCACTCTGCTCTCGCCGTCCAAGTCGACTGTGGAGATAATTGAGAATATTGAGACGACTGTCTAACACATCAAGacaaattatgtttttatgtttttttgacaACACATGCATTACCAGTCTTCAACTTGAGGATGCAAGTTGGTTGGCAAAACAAGAGCGCAACCTAAAAGCCAACTGGTCACATGGTGATAATTACATGGAAGCCTTCTCACTGGTCCTCCTGTCAGTCAGCTCCTACACCCTTCATGTCCTTTATACACGAGTCCCCTCTTTGCATGGTGACCCTGCTATGGATTATACACAGTAGATTTCACAAATACGTTCATGCATGTATGTAGTGCCACGTATGGCCAAACGAAGCTGTTATGCAGGTTTTCTGCACGGGCTAAAAGAGCgagtttaaaatgaattgtGACACATACACAAGCGCACATTTCCTCAGTAAACAAGAAGAGCTAGTGCTTACTCTACAGGAATAACCTTGTATggatattctctctctccaaggacctgaatattaaatacatcACAAACGAATGGAGGAGAATATGATAGGCAATAAAAGGAGGCAATAGAGTGAGAATATGAAATGTCATCTTCTgtagaagagagaaaaaagtggaaaaaattgAGAGAGAAGGGCAGAACAGGGTGAGAAGCTCTTCAGTCTCTTTTAAGCAAGCACCATTTGAAGTGTGACTAAATCATGCATGAGTTCAGAAGACTGTAAGGACACGATGTGAAGAAAGACCACATATTCGCAAGTCTCCACAGAGTACTGACTTACAGCTTCCTTTCAATTTTTCCTTCCTCAACGGTGAAGAGCCCTGAAGCTTTCAGGAGATTTAGCAGAATGAATTCCAATGTCTTGACAATCATTTAATGATATAGATCTAGGGGTAGTTTCAAAGAACTGATTATCAGCAGAACTTCAAGGGGTGAGATGGTGTGTTATGTCCTCCTTAAAGCACAGTGTGGATACTTTGAACCATTTGTGTAGTAGTATGAAAGCTACCACACCGCTGTCATCACTGAAACCAAATCAAAGCTCTAGTTCAGAGAGCAGCAATTATTTCTTTGAGGATGTTTATTGGCCATGCTCCTTTTTCCCCCAACAAAATACTCACAGCCTATTTAATAACCAATGATGTATGACCTAAGCACATGATGAACTCACTGTACTGTCTTTGGATGGAAGTGATTATCTATTTTATACTACTGTGGGCACTCGTGGGCAGAGGTCATCTCTACGTCCTAAGAGACACATTTTAGAGTGCTTTGAAGCTGGCAGCCCACACGTAAAAGCACAGCCTGCATGGACCTGAGAGCTACGAGCCAACAGAATTTAATACCAAGCATTAAAAACCACTTCAGCCCAGCCGACAACCACTGATTATTAATGCAAGTGCATGAAATCGCTACTGTCTGATATAACCGTGATGATTTAGCTAGTCTCAGACGTAAATGAGATTAAAATGATGCCCAGGACAAAGTGATCTAACCATCCCTTTCACTGCATTATACAACTGTACAGTACTTTCATTTTGGGTTCAGAAATCCCTGATGTGGGAttataattgtatttaaatCACAGTTGAAACAGTTGTGCAACTGCATTAAGAAAGAGACTGTTAAGGATCACTGTTTCTGTCCTCCCTGGAGTGGACACTAAACTTTTGTTGACACTCCACTCCTGTTCGTCTCTGATGATGGCTCCAGTCTGTGATAATAGCGTCTCTGTTTATAAGCATAGAACTTTGTCACTGGCTGAGCAGAAAAGTCCATTTTTAAACTGCTTATGTAGAAAACCTAATGGACCTGTCATGCAGCCCTGAGGAACCCCACACTCAATTATTTGTATGATTACCTCTCCTGCTGGTGGATAAATAAATGGGTGTCCCTGTATCTCTGCAGTTTTATATCAGGGAATAATACTGTAGCTATAAATATGTACTGTAGATACACAAATGTTTATCTTGCCTTTAAATAAACCCCTTTCTTATATCAGTTACGGTTATTTTAGGTTGTATTTTTTCTtataaacaaatccaaaaatagTGTTGCTGGTGTTGCTCACTTTGTATTCAAATTATTCAATTTACACTTGCTTGACAGTGAAACtattaatgcattatatcacgAGGTCTCATCAATGGCAGTGGAGGTTCCACTTAAGTTCTGATAAAACTGACCTTCAGTTATACACCACAGAGGGATAACAAGATTGATGCACGgttattacacacactgtaatggcAGCACCATTAACACTGTAAAGGCAGCaccattcatttacatttatggtatttggcaGACACCTTTATCCTTTGGCAGATGCCTTTACATTAtactttacatttaaacaactgagcagttgaggtttAAGGGCCTTGtcaagggcccagcaggggCAactttggcagtgctgggattttaaCTCAAACTTCTAATCAGTAGTTGAATGCCTTAACCACTGTGCTACCACAGTCCCAGTCATGATTTCTAAGTGTCTCAAGTACCAAACAttggtaaacagaaaagttgtaggccttgcattaaaataaaataatactaaacttacagttctgtcatctgtccttttgtgttgcattttgggaaaaaaaagcatgatgtcaGCGAAGAAGGCTTTGAAATATTCACCCCAGTGGATATCATCTCTAGGGGtcctttcactctgtgtaatcatctGACATATCACTGATAGACTGCCTCAATCTACAGCCTGGGgcagaaagaaatcagccccagccctACTTCTTCCGATAGAATCCACTTTGTTAACAGCAGATAATCTCATGAGGATGCCAAAATTGAAACTgtatattgatgtctttttatctttaaagAGGGGGCCATACTGTTTGTATCATCAGGGAAGAATCTTACAGATTGCCAGAATAGTAAGATCCACCCTGCTAATCATTAAAATGGATTGTGTGAAATTGTCATTTAGCATAGTCAGCAGACATCCAGATGGAACCTTAGAGCAAAGTCGAACCTCGAAAAAGAGGACAGCCCCTGCTGTTGCCATGGAgtacatttttatatcattaGAATATCCCAACATTTATAGCCCGTGTCGCATATCGTGTGTCAAATCACCCTTGTGAGTAAAATCCTGGCACTCTGGAGTCACTACTAAGTAGGTGAGAG
This Pangasianodon hypophthalmus isolate fPanHyp1 chromosome 26, fPanHyp1.pri, whole genome shotgun sequence DNA region includes the following protein-coding sequences:
- the c26h3orf70 gene encoding UPF0524 protein C3orf70 homolog produces the protein MAASGGAKSGKLDEAQALARSCAGRPDFLPCDGLSICATHSHGKCFKLHWCCHLGWCHCKYVYQPMTSVCQLPTTPVPASPSDHTDTINLSISLTERLLRTAPKFRAPPCPESPRFCIISDLFVDDYIVKRINGKMCYVQRPLAAVPVPRERAPASPAKPPNQHTQNQPSPVAQTPATQGQKGPKMDHCSSPSSSEDSGINALGLHYVESCEDDSCEDDEEDDEEDDDELSTDGNSSPGSLWEQDECTLLSPSKSTVEIIENIETTV